Proteins from one Listeria innocua genomic window:
- a CDS encoding Rgg/GadR/MutR family transcriptional regulator: MVGYGKTVRDIRTSKGIHQKDLYDNIISKSFAIEFEKGKHDITLTLFEKILKRMNMDLDEFFYIHRELSVSAENNYLCMNQERGNIYDLASLELLYSELSKHNGELVEVWKAFVRSQIKLVKHLFKYHEFTVDVITSKDKCTIQKYLFSIDTWTLEELKICANSIYFFEEDLQIQFLNQVIKAIHPYKNYDRARRVLCTLLINTIEMFISRGQLSSANKLIILLDSLCIYNESAFYRNISHFLKGLIKMQNNHIQEGYNQAKKAIQIMNDLRFEEIAYLYEILLDQFIRLKGIDIVKS; the protein is encoded by the coding sequence ATGGTCGGGTATGGAAAAACAGTGAGAGATATTCGCACTTCAAAAGGAATACATCAAAAAGATTTATACGATAATATCATTTCCAAATCCTTCGCTATCGAATTTGAAAAAGGAAAGCACGACATCACACTAACATTATTTGAAAAAATTTTAAAACGGATGAATATGGACTTGGATGAGTTCTTTTATATCCACAGAGAATTGTCGGTATCAGCTGAGAATAATTATTTATGCATGAATCAAGAGCGAGGAAATATATACGACCTTGCGAGTTTGGAACTATTATATAGCGAGCTTTCTAAACATAATGGCGAATTAGTTGAGGTATGGAAAGCATTTGTTCGTTCGCAAATTAAATTAGTCAAACATCTTTTTAAATATCATGAATTTACAGTAGATGTTATTACATCTAAAGATAAATGCACTATTCAAAAGTATTTGTTTTCGATTGATACGTGGACACTTGAAGAACTCAAGATTTGCGCTAACTCCATCTATTTTTTTGAAGAAGATTTACAAATTCAATTTTTAAATCAGGTCATTAAGGCGATTCATCCTTATAAAAACTACGACCGGGCCAGACGTGTTTTATGTACACTTTTAATTAATACGATTGAAATGTTTATTTCGCGCGGTCAACTATCCTCTGCTAATAAACTCATTATCCTGCTAGACTCTTTATGCATTTATAACGAAAGCGCCTTTTACCGCAATATCTCCCATTTTTTAAAAGGCTTAATCAAAATGCAAAACAATCATATCCAAGAAGGTTACAATCAAGCAAAAAAAGCCATTCAAATTATGAATGACCTTCGTTTTGAAGAAATTGCTTATTTATATGAAATTTTATTAGATCAGTTTATCAGGTTAAAAGGTATAGATATTGTTAAGAGCTAG
- a CDS encoding transposase, producing the protein MAKAKYDENFKKSLVALYRRGKTKHSICQEFSVPNSTFGKWVKKFNNDDNIESNEILNILQAQELKKQRVLLEEELSILTEAIAVFENPPSND; encoded by the coding sequence ATGGCTAAAGCAAAATATGACGAGAATTTTAAAAAAAGTTTGGTTGCTTTATATCGCAGAGGGAAAACGAAGCATAGTATCTGTCAGGAATTTAGTGTCCCTAATTCAACTTTTGGAAAATGGGTAAAAAAATTTAATAATGATGATAATATTGAATCGAACGAAATCTTAAATATCTTGCAAGCGCAGGAACTTAAAAAACAACGAGTACTACTTGAGGAAGAGTTATCTATTTTGACAGAAGCGATTGCGGTTTTTGAAAATCCGCCTAGTAACGATTGA
- a CDS encoding LapB repeat-containing protein — MKKILHIVIALSVICSIILVPVDWPAKADGNNKRDDLIKSVGFYKSDGQNVMAKENYNEKLNYFLEVAFGGNSFQKGDYFNITLSSDTLLYTEKAYDLKVDVDPTAVTNEQVVGKVTVEKINGSPTLHFVFTEDSESFFMKNFDANFKIQVMPAHGDKNVINLSYSGAAKNFKNIGTSSVELNVNMASDWPPVGIKDFTKKSGDLYHAILVYEKPSSKVNYETEILVSYPLFEKRIPLGNVQNIKIEVWDEAKEIYRIGVAGVDYGTITYDVGTPFVGGPIFQMNCTIPFKGISTKTRVSFDIDTNVDGKPGTTDPYLVSLSSVSSATKSLEFYPVNNADTKMTAAFFGKVTTRFEDELGNPVTFNDYSTVTTPGKVNQDGKFEIAEPFLHNSVQNVDKHAYDSLLNTNKYKLLEITSPNKLSETADNLSIQIKQGYQNDVLYKIKALQKPVISALPEIEYSKTVNRTMEEFLEDVEAKTDIPADIKCDLTNVKWGVPGDYPVLITAVNEDNQAADPVPVTIKISKNPAPVITVDPEIIYDKTVTKDESTLLNEVNARTNDGSTITSNINDKVKWGVPGDYEVTLNAVNEDGVAAEAKTFIVRILKSPAPIITVDPEITYPKTVTKTEAELLQAVNAQTNDGSPLVSDMNDKVKWGVPGDYEVTLNAVNEDGVAAEAKTFIVRILKSPAPIITVDPEVTYDSTIIKNETELLKDVRAETNDNSAITSDAPDKVKWQTPGSYTVTLNAVNEDGVPADPVTFIVHIVEAKKAPIVIEENPAETPTKPSKQKPKEKIVIKKTTKLPRTGDTQSKAILGGVLCLGAWFLVRKK; from the coding sequence TTGAAGAAAATTTTACATATTGTTATCGCGCTTAGTGTAATTTGTTCGATAATTTTAGTGCCGGTGGATTGGCCCGCAAAAGCAGACGGTAATAATAAGAGAGATGATCTCATTAAATCTGTCGGTTTTTATAAATCAGATGGTCAAAACGTAATGGCGAAGGAAAACTATAATGAAAAGCTCAATTATTTTTTAGAGGTAGCTTTTGGAGGGAATTCTTTCCAAAAAGGGGACTACTTTAATATTACTTTATCATCTGATACTTTACTCTATACAGAGAAAGCCTATGATTTGAAAGTGGATGTTGACCCAACAGCGGTAACTAACGAACAAGTAGTTGGTAAGGTTACTGTAGAAAAAATTAATGGCTCGCCCACATTGCACTTTGTTTTTACAGAAGATTCAGAGTCCTTTTTTATGAAAAACTTTGATGCGAATTTTAAAATACAGGTGATGCCGGCTCATGGCGATAAAAACGTTATTAACCTTTCTTACAGTGGAGCTGCGAAAAATTTTAAAAATATTGGGACGAGCAGTGTAGAATTGAACGTAAATATGGCAAGTGACTGGCCACCAGTTGGAATAAAAGATTTTACTAAAAAAAGCGGTGATTTATACCATGCGATTTTAGTATATGAAAAGCCTAGTAGCAAAGTGAATTACGAAACAGAAATTTTAGTATCGTATCCGCTTTTTGAAAAACGCATTCCGCTTGGAAATGTGCAAAATATTAAAATTGAAGTTTGGGACGAAGCGAAGGAGATTTATAGAATTGGTGTTGCAGGGGTGGATTACGGAACGATTACATACGATGTTGGAACTCCATTTGTAGGCGGTCCTATTTTCCAAATGAATTGTACTATTCCGTTCAAAGGTATTTCTACTAAAACTCGTGTTAGTTTCGATATTGATACGAATGTGGACGGGAAACCTGGAACAACAGATCCATACTTGGTTAGTCTTTCTTCTGTATCATCGGCTACAAAGTCATTAGAATTCTATCCAGTGAATAATGCTGATACGAAAATGACAGCTGCTTTTTTTGGGAAAGTAACGACGCGTTTTGAGGATGAGTTAGGCAATCCGGTTACTTTTAATGATTATAGTACGGTAACAACACCGGGAAAAGTCAATCAAGATGGTAAATTTGAAATAGCGGAACCTTTTTTACATAATTCCGTGCAAAACGTGGATAAACATGCCTATGATTCCCTTTTGAATACTAATAAATATAAATTATTAGAGATAACTTCTCCTAATAAACTATCTGAAACAGCGGATAATTTAAGTATTCAAATAAAGCAAGGCTACCAAAATGATGTTTTATACAAAATAAAAGCACTCCAAAAACCTGTCATTAGCGCACTTCCTGAAATCGAATATAGTAAAACAGTAAACCGGACAATGGAAGAGTTTTTGGAAGATGTGGAAGCAAAAACAGATATTCCAGCTGATATAAAATGTGATTTAACGAATGTGAAATGGGGTGTTCCGGGCGACTATCCAGTTCTTATTACCGCGGTAAATGAGGATAATCAAGCAGCAGACCCAGTTCCTGTAACGATTAAGATTTCCAAAAATCCCGCACCGGTTATAACGGTAGACCCAGAAATAATCTATGATAAAACAGTGACGAAAGATGAGAGCACATTACTAAATGAAGTAAATGCGCGAACAAATGATGGTTCGACGATTACTTCTAATATAAACGACAAAGTAAAATGGGGCGTGCCAGGCGATTATGAAGTTACGTTGAATGCGGTAAATGAAGACGGCGTAGCAGCGGAAGCGAAAACATTTATCGTTCGTATTTTAAAAAGTCCAGCGCCAATAATCACTGTGGATCCCGAAATAACGTACCCGAAAACAGTAACTAAAACGGAAGCTGAACTCCTTCAAGCAGTAAATGCGCAAACAAATGATGGTTCACCGCTTGTTTCTGATATGAATGATAAAGTAAAATGGGGTGTGCCAGGCGATTATGAAGTTACGTTGAACGCGGTAAATGAAGACGGCGTGGCAGCGGAAGCGAAAACATTTATCGTCCGTATTTTAAAAAGTCCAGCGCCAATAATCACTGTGGATCCAGAAGTAACCTATGATTCCACGATAATAAAAAATGAAACAGAGCTATTAAAAGATGTCCGCGCAGAGACTAATGATAACTCAGCTATTACTTCCGATGCTCCAGATAAAGTGAAATGGCAAACGCCGGGAAGCTATACTGTGACACTGAATGCGGTAAATGAAGATGGAGTCCCAGCTGATCCAGTAACGTTTATCGTGCATATTGTAGAAGCGAAAAAAGCGCCAATTGTTATAGAAGAAAATCCAGCTGAGACGCCTACTAAGCCTAGTAAGCAAAAACCCAAAGAGAAAATTGTTATCAAGAAAACAACGAAACTCCCGAGGACAGGGGATACACAATCGAAAGCTATCTTAGGTGGGGTTCTTTGTTTGGGAGCATGGTTCTTAGTTAGAAAGAAATAG
- a CDS encoding carboxymuconolactone decarboxylase family protein produces the protein MKVSKSFEVFAKEAPEVHSAWMETVHKLDIVSKLDKKTEELAYIAVMAATRLESGLPFHVTMAKTNGATREEIISAILVGLPAVGNTVISALPVALEAYDEV, from the coding sequence ATGAAAGTAAGTAAATCATTTGAGGTATTTGCAAAAGAAGCTCCCGAAGTACACTCTGCCTGGATGGAAACCGTACATAAACTAGATATCGTAAGTAAACTCGATAAAAAAACAGAAGAACTAGCTTATATTGCCGTTATGGCCGCCACCCGCCTAGAAAGCGGACTACCTTTCCATGTAACAATGGCAAAGACAAACGGTGCGACGCGTGAGGAGATTATTAGCGCCATTCTCGTTGGTTTACCGGCTGTAGGAAATACTGTTATAAGCGCCCTACCTGTTGCCTTAGAAGCATATGATGAAGTTTAA
- the pdxK gene encoding pyridoxine/pyridoxal/pyridoxamine kinase codes for MTIKKTLTIAGSDSSGGAGLQADLKTFEEYGTYGFSAITTIVTMDPDNNWAHGVTPIDAQLVREQLKTILSGGPVDAMKTGMLGSIDIIKATREAIDKYDLKNVVIDPVMVCKGEDELIQPENAEAIRDLLLPKATITTPNLFEAGQLSGLGKLTTLDDMKKAAKKIIELGAKYVVIKGGKALESDKAIDLLYDGKEFTVYEVEKISPSHNHGAGCTFAAAITAGLAKGLTVEEAVAKAKDFVTAAIKGGFALNEFIGPVWHGAYNKAENR; via the coding sequence ATGACAATCAAAAAAACATTAACTATTGCAGGATCTGATTCAAGTGGTGGAGCTGGCTTACAAGCAGACTTAAAAACGTTTGAAGAATACGGCACTTATGGTTTTAGCGCAATCACAACTATTGTTACAATGGATCCAGACAACAACTGGGCGCACGGCGTTACTCCAATTGATGCGCAACTTGTTCGTGAACAACTAAAAACAATCCTTTCTGGCGGCCCTGTTGACGCAATGAAAACAGGAATGCTTGGTTCAATCGACATCATTAAAGCAACTCGTGAAGCCATCGATAAATATGATTTAAAAAATGTCGTAATCGACCCAGTTATGGTTTGTAAAGGCGAAGACGAATTAATCCAACCAGAAAACGCCGAAGCTATCCGCGACCTACTGCTTCCAAAAGCAACAATCACAACACCAAACCTATTCGAAGCAGGCCAATTATCCGGTCTTGGCAAATTAACTACATTAGATGATATGAAAAAAGCAGCGAAAAAAATCATCGAATTAGGTGCTAAATACGTAGTTATCAAAGGCGGAAAAGCCCTAGAAAGCGATAAAGCAATTGATTTACTATACGATGGTAAAGAATTTACTGTTTATGAAGTAGAAAAAATCTCTCCAAGCCACAATCACGGCGCGGGTTGTACTTTCGCAGCAGCAATCACAGCCGGACTTGCAAAAGGTTTAACGGTTGAAGAAGCTGTCGCAAAAGCAAAAGACTTTGTCACAGCAGCTATCAAAGGTGGATTTGCCCTAAACGAATTCATCGGTCCTGTTTGGCATGGTGCTTATAATAAAGCCGAAAATAGATAA
- a CDS encoding Cof-type HAD-IIB family hydrolase produces MIKVIASDMDGTLLNSDIEIAQENVEAIEKARAKGIHFVLCTGRMYDDAMGLINKANLYAPAICMNGAEIRDEHGKIILQHPIDRNLARNTYNTLTELGMYTEFFTDMGPITTDKARGKEFMIEMHKRIHPDVPAETIMDKVEERFESKDVHEIPDVERILGNKDLTILKFISFSSDKDILAKAKQKLEKESELSVTSSFSDNIEITHREAQKGISLQYYVEKLGVTLDETFAIGDNMNDISMLKMAGYSVAMGNGEEEVKELAEHVTLSNDEHGVAAAIYKMLETND; encoded by the coding sequence ATGATTAAAGTTATTGCTTCAGACATGGATGGCACATTACTTAACTCTGATATCGAGATTGCACAAGAAAACGTCGAGGCAATCGAAAAAGCCCGCGCCAAAGGAATTCATTTCGTTCTTTGTACTGGGCGTATGTATGACGATGCAATGGGGTTAATTAATAAAGCTAATTTATATGCACCAGCTATTTGTATGAACGGTGCGGAAATTCGCGATGAACACGGCAAAATAATTTTGCAACATCCGATTGATAGAAACTTAGCGCGCAACACTTATAATACCTTGACAGAACTTGGAATGTATACAGAATTCTTCACTGACATGGGCCCTATCACAACAGACAAAGCTCGTGGCAAAGAATTTATGATTGAAATGCACAAACGTATCCACCCAGACGTTCCAGCAGAAACTATTATGGATAAAGTAGAAGAACGCTTTGAATCAAAAGACGTTCACGAAATTCCTGATGTAGAACGTATTTTAGGCAATAAAGATTTAACGATTCTTAAATTTATTTCCTTCTCTTCTGATAAAGACATTCTTGCAAAAGCGAAACAAAAATTAGAAAAAGAATCCGAACTATCTGTAACATCTTCTTTTTCCGATAATATTGAAATCACGCACCGCGAAGCACAAAAAGGTATTTCTTTACAATATTATGTAGAAAAATTAGGCGTTACACTTGATGAAACTTTTGCAATTGGAGATAATATGAATGATATTTCGATGTTAAAAATGGCTGGTTATAGTGTAGCCATGGGTAACGGCGAAGAAGAAGTCAAAGAATTAGCAGAACATGTAACACTTTCCAATGATGAACACGGCGTTGCAGCAGCCATTTATAAAATGTTAGAAACAAATGACTAA
- a CDS encoding maltose acetyltransferase domain-containing protein — protein MKTELEKMIAGEMYNPSDRELVHGRSRARKFCREINDTMDSESRKSVLKRLFGGTKENVYVEPDFRVDYGSNIYVGENFYANFDCVILDVCEVHIGDNCMMAPGVHIYTATHPLDPVERNSGLELGKPVEIGDNVWIGGRAIINPGVKLGNNVVVASGAVVTKSFPDNVVVAGNPARVIKTIEVEEK, from the coding sequence ATGAAGACAGAACTAGAAAAGATGATTGCAGGAGAAATGTATAATCCTAGCGACAGAGAACTTGTACACGGAAGAAGTCGTGCGCGTAAGTTCTGCAGAGAGATTAACGATACAATGGATTCTGAGTCTCGTAAAAGCGTGCTTAAGCGTCTATTCGGCGGAACAAAAGAAAATGTTTACGTCGAACCAGATTTTCGCGTAGATTATGGTTCTAATATTTATGTTGGCGAAAATTTCTACGCTAATTTTGATTGTGTGATTTTAGACGTTTGTGAAGTACATATTGGTGATAATTGTATGATGGCGCCAGGTGTTCATATTTATACGGCAACGCATCCCCTTGATCCAGTAGAACGTAATAGTGGGCTAGAGCTTGGTAAACCAGTTGAAATTGGCGATAATGTTTGGATTGGCGGTCGGGCAATTATTAATCCGGGCGTGAAACTTGGAAATAATGTCGTGGTTGCTTCAGGCGCAGTTGTAACGAAAAGCTTCCCCGATAATGTCGTCGTTGCCGGTAACCCAGCGCGCGTTATTAAAACAATTGAGGTTGAGGAAAAATGA
- a CDS encoding DUF5327 family protein, whose translation MIIADSKIFEQMESELAKAKAATTKASQDKHLHGLMLLVQLAKTGEERSEEVTNVSIPTSEPAQITSMDGKKIELEDGANGDSLLDF comes from the coding sequence ATGATTATTGCAGATTCAAAGATTTTTGAACAAATGGAAAGTGAATTAGCGAAAGCAAAAGCAGCAACAACAAAAGCAAGTCAAGATAAGCATTTGCATGGCTTGATGCTTCTTGTTCAACTTGCAAAAACGGGCGAGGAAAGAAGCGAAGAAGTGACGAATGTCTCAATTCCAACTTCTGAACCAGCTCAAATCACAAGTATGGATGGGAAGAAAATAGAGTTAGAAGACGGCGCGAATGGAGACTCGTTGCTTGATTTTTAG
- a CDS encoding DUF423 domain-containing protein: MKKTIITGAIFAGLAVLLGAFGAHALKDVLGSYASTWETGVQYQMFHAVGILIVGILMEKQASRLYAWAAILFSIGIVFFSGSLYVLSISKVSILGAITPIGGVCFVVGWFLLILGVSRRTMSRY; the protein is encoded by the coding sequence ATGAAGAAAACAATTATTACTGGAGCCATTTTTGCAGGGTTAGCAGTTTTACTTGGAGCTTTTGGGGCGCATGCTTTAAAAGACGTACTTGGAAGTTATGCGAGTACTTGGGAAACCGGCGTTCAGTATCAAATGTTTCACGCAGTTGGCATTTTAATCGTTGGAATATTAATGGAAAAACAAGCTAGCCGGCTTTACGCTTGGGCAGCAATTTTATTTTCAATCGGAATTGTCTTTTTCTCGGGTAGTTTATATGTGTTAAGTATTTCCAAAGTATCCATTTTAGGTGCGATTACGCCTATCGGTGGCGTTTGCTTTGTCGTCGGTTGGTTCTTGCTAATTTTAGGGGTATCAAGAAGAACGATGAGCAGATATTAA
- a CDS encoding ABC transporter ATP-binding protein — protein MTYALEIKGLRKIYSTGVEALRGVDLTVEEGDFYALLGPNGAGKSTTIGIITSLVNKTSGEVSVFGYDLDKDIVRAKQQIGLVPQEFNFNPFETVQQIVVNQAGYYGVSRKEAIKRSEKYLKQSNLWEKRNERARMLSGGMKRRLMIARALMHEPKLLILDEPTAGVDIELRREMWTFLRELNESGTTIILTTHYLEEAEMLCRNIGIIQSGELIENTSMKSLLSKLQFETFIFDLEPYEGTFEITGYNHVFEDKQTLSVEVERNQGVNHIFEQLSEHGIKVLSMRNKSNRLEELFLKITEEKHQVGEKHV, from the coding sequence ATGACTTATGCACTTGAAATAAAAGGGTTAAGAAAAATTTATTCCACTGGAGTCGAAGCGTTACGCGGTGTTGATTTAACGGTAGAAGAAGGGGACTTTTATGCACTGCTTGGTCCTAATGGTGCTGGGAAATCCACGACTATCGGCATTATCACCTCACTTGTCAATAAAACATCAGGTGAAGTGAGCGTTTTTGGCTATGATTTAGATAAAGATATTGTTCGGGCAAAACAACAAATCGGGCTTGTGCCGCAAGAATTCAACTTCAATCCATTCGAAACGGTTCAGCAAATCGTTGTTAACCAAGCTGGATACTATGGTGTTTCTCGTAAGGAAGCCATTAAACGTAGTGAGAAATATTTAAAGCAATCGAATTTGTGGGAGAAACGGAATGAACGTGCGCGGATGCTTTCAGGTGGGATGAAACGTCGCTTGATGATTGCGCGTGCTCTCATGCATGAACCGAAGTTGCTCATTTTAGATGAACCAACTGCTGGTGTGGATATTGAGCTTAGACGTGAGATGTGGACGTTTTTAAGAGAGTTGAATGAAAGTGGTACGACGATTATTTTGACGACGCATTATTTAGAAGAAGCAGAGATGCTTTGTCGTAATATCGGTATTATTCAATCTGGGGAGTTGATTGAAAATACCAGCATGAAATCACTACTTTCTAAATTACAGTTTGAAACGTTTATTTTTGATTTAGAACCGTATGAGGGAACTTTCGAAATTACGGGCTATAATCATGTTTTTGAAGATAAACAAACGTTATCTGTTGAGGTCGAACGAAATCAAGGGGTCAATCATATCTTTGAACAATTAAGCGAACACGGCATTAAAGTGCTTTCAATGCGTAATAAATCGAATCGCCTGGAAGAACTATTTTTGAAAATTACAGAAGAAAAACATCAAGTGGGGGAGAAACATGTTTAA
- a CDS encoding ABC transporter permease: MFNLYFTALKSLAAKETNRYMRIWVQTLVPPVITTSLYFIIFGKMIGSRIGDMNGFSYMEYIVPGLIMMSVITSSYANVSSSFFSQKFQKNIEEILVAPVPTHIIIWGFLIGGIGRSVLVGALVTLISMVFVPIHIHSWTIGIITFLMTAILFSLAGLINGIFARSFDDVSIVPTFVLQPLTYLGGVFYAISMLPPIWQAISKVNPIVYMISGFRYGFLGVTDVPVVISLSILVVFSVVLYSICWYLINKGRGLRS, encoded by the coding sequence ATGTTTAATCTATATTTTACAGCGTTAAAAAGTTTAGCGGCGAAAGAAACCAACCGCTATATGCGAATTTGGGTGCAGACACTCGTGCCGCCAGTTATCACGACTTCGCTTTATTTTATTATTTTCGGAAAAATGATTGGTAGCCGCATTGGGGATATGAATGGCTTTTCCTATATGGAGTATATCGTTCCTGGGCTGATTATGATGTCTGTTATTACGAGTTCTTACGCCAACGTATCGTCTTCCTTTTTCTCGCAGAAGTTTCAGAAAAATATTGAAGAAATTCTTGTTGCGCCAGTGCCAACACATATCATTATTTGGGGCTTTTTGATTGGCGGGATTGGTAGAAGTGTTCTAGTGGGAGCACTTGTTACGCTTATTTCGATGGTGTTTGTGCCGATTCACATTCATTCTTGGACGATTGGTATTATTACCTTTTTAATGACAGCAATTTTATTTTCACTTGCGGGACTTATTAATGGGATTTTCGCTAGATCATTTGACGATGTATCCATTGTTCCAACTTTTGTATTACAACCGTTAACGTATCTAGGTGGCGTATTTTACGCGATTTCGATGTTACCGCCAATCTGGCAAGCAATTTCTAAAGTGAACCCGATTGTCTATATGATTTCCGGATTCCGCTACGGTTTCCTAGGAGTTACAGATGTACCAGTAGTAATTTCTTTATCCATTCTTGTTGTATTTAGTGTCGTTCTGTACTCGATTTGTTGGTATTTAATCAATAAAGGACGAGGACTCAGAAGTTAA
- a CDS encoding SDR family oxidoreductase: protein MMNKENPLNKYHTGKFEKQRQDYPGLQSKMTPVPDTGESSYQGANKLTGKKAFVTGGDSGIGRAAVIAYAREGADVAINYHPDEEVDAQEVKAIVEEAGQKCVLLPGDLRKEGLAKELVKKAYNELGGLDILVLNAGLQQYQLDIQKLPAEQLRDTFEVNVFSVVFAIQEALNYLKAGASIILTSSIQGVKPSAHLVDYAMTKSSLISLTKSLAAQLGEKGIRINAIAPGPIWTALQISGGQPQESIPEFGQNQPLGRAGQPAELASAYVLLASDEASYTTGQVYGITGGAPIN from the coding sequence ATGATGAATAAAGAAAATCCATTAAACAAATACCATACGGGAAAATTTGAAAAACAACGGCAAGATTATCCAGGTCTTCAAAGTAAAATGACACCTGTGCCAGATACGGGCGAATCAAGTTATCAAGGTGCGAACAAATTAACCGGAAAAAAAGCCTTTGTAACAGGGGGCGACTCGGGAATTGGTCGAGCTGCGGTTATTGCCTACGCTAGAGAAGGTGCTGATGTCGCGATAAATTATCATCCGGATGAAGAAGTAGATGCACAGGAAGTTAAAGCGATTGTTGAGGAAGCTGGACAGAAATGCGTCTTACTACCAGGTGATTTACGAAAAGAAGGTTTAGCGAAAGAGTTAGTGAAAAAAGCATATAACGAGTTAGGTGGACTAGATATTCTAGTGCTAAATGCTGGACTACAGCAATATCAATTAGATATTCAAAAACTTCCAGCTGAACAATTACGTGACACATTTGAAGTGAATGTTTTCTCTGTTGTGTTCGCAATTCAAGAAGCACTTAATTACTTAAAAGCAGGAGCAAGTATCATTTTAACGTCCTCCATTCAAGGCGTTAAACCAAGCGCTCATCTCGTTGACTATGCAATGACAAAAAGTAGTTTGATTTCATTAACGAAAAGTTTAGCTGCTCAACTAGGTGAAAAAGGAATTCGTATTAATGCAATTGCACCAGGTCCAATTTGGACAGCGCTACAAATTTCTGGAGGGCAACCACAAGAAAGTATTCCAGAATTTGGTCAAAATCAGCCACTTGGACGAGCAGGTCAACCAGCGGAACTTGCGAGCGCTTATGTGCTGCTAGCATCAGATGAAGCAAGTTATACGACTGGGCAAGTATACGGAATTACTGGCGGTGCTCCTATTAATTAA
- a CDS encoding DUF2188 domain-containing protein produces MPWTKNDYPDSWKNLRKTEREKAIEIGNALLKDGYSESRAIPIATSKAEEWYKNHKES; encoded by the coding sequence GTGCCGTGGACAAAAAATGATTATCCTGATTCGTGGAAAAATCTAAGAAAGACCGAACGCGAAAAAGCAATTGAAATCGGCAACGCGCTATTAAAAGATGGCTACTCAGAAAGCCGCGCCATCCCAATTGCCACTTCAAAAGCAGAAGAATGGTATAAAAATCATAAGGAATCGTAA
- a CDS encoding DUF805 domain-containing protein — protein MGFLEAYKSFWKNYVNFSGRAPGSAYWYVVVWNLMIIVPLRVMAAIFGASSMIDGVGFAGIVVMFFLVGLRWLYWLATIVPLTSLIVRRLHDTGKSGYLAFLALIPVVGSIIIIIFMCFESDGPNQYGDVYHKSEV, from the coding sequence ATGGGGTTTTTAGAAGCTTATAAGTCATTTTGGAAGAATTATGTGAATTTTAGTGGTCGTGCACCAGGTTCTGCATATTGGTATGTAGTGGTTTGGAACCTGATGATTATTGTACCTCTTCGTGTTATGGCAGCTATTTTTGGCGCTTCATCAATGATAGATGGGGTTGGCTTTGCTGGAATCGTAGTTATGTTCTTTCTTGTTGGTCTACGGTGGTTGTACTGGTTGGCTACTATAGTCCCACTAACGAGCCTTATTGTAAGACGACTACATGACACTGGGAAAAGTGGCTATCTTGCTTTCCTTGCTTTAATTCCAGTCGTTGGATCCATTATTATTATAATATTTATGTGTTTTGAAAGTGATGGACCAAACCAATATGGAGATGTCTATCATAAATCAGAGGTTTAA